The proteins below are encoded in one region of Sminthopsis crassicaudata isolate SCR6 chromosome 1, ASM4859323v1, whole genome shotgun sequence:
- the SLC25A51 gene encoding mitochondrial nicotinamide adenine dinucleotide transporter SLC25A51, with the protein MKTTFFNMMDSEAHEKRGNILSPSQQDISPHAVNEFKHYFCGCCAAFNNVAITYPIQKILFRQQLYGLKTRGALIQLQKEGLRNLYRGILPPLMQKTATLALMFGLYEDFSCILHRHITCPGIVTRSTAAVLAGATEALLTPLERVQTLLQDNKHQDKFTNTYHAFKALRSYGIGEYYRGLIPILFRNGLSNALFFGLRGPIKEHLPEANSWSAHLINDFISGGLLGAMLGFLFFPVNVVKTRMQSQIGGEFQSFPKVFGKIWLERNGKLTHLFRGAHLNYHRSLLSWGIINATYEFLLKLV; encoded by the coding sequence ATGAAGACGACTTTCTTCAATATGATGGATTCAGAAGCTCATGAAAAGAGGGGAAACATCCTGTCACCTTCACAGCAAGATATATCACCTCATGCTGTTAATGAGTTTAAGCATTACTTTTGTGGCTGCTGTGCAGCCTTTAACAATgtagcaatcacatatcccattCAGAAGATCCTTTTCCGCCAACAGCTATATGGACTTAAAACCCGAGGTGCCCTAATTCAGTTACAGAAAGAGGGATTGCGAAACTTATACAGAGGAATTCTGCCTCCATTAATGCAAAAGACTGCAACATTAGCACTCATGTTTGGTCTCTATGAAGATTTCTCTTGCATTCTCCACCGGCATATCACTTGTCCTGGAATTGTGACTCGAAGTACAGCAGCTGTTCTGGCTGGAGCAACAGAGGCACTTCTTACACCACTGGAACGTGTACAGACATTGCTGCAAGACAACAAGCATCAGGATAAATTTACAAACACTTATCATGCTTTCAAGGCTCTGAGATCCTATGGAATTGGAGAATATTATCGAGGTTTGATACCCATTCTTTTCCGTAATGGACTCAGCAATGCACTGTTTTTTGGTCTTCGAGGACCCATCAAGGAACATTTGCCTGAAGCAAATTCTTGGAGTGCTCATTTGATtaatgattttatcagtggaggTCTATTGGGTGCCATGTTGGGATTCTTGTTTTTTCCAGTGAATGTTGTCAAAACTCGAATGCAGTCTCAGATTGGTGGGGAATTTCAGTCTTTCCCCAAAGTTTTTGGAAAAATCTGGCTAGAGCGTAATGGGAAATTGACACATCTTTTCAGAGGTGCCCATCTGAATTACCATCGCTCCCTCCTATCTTGGGGCATAATCAATGCAACTTATGAATTCTTGTTAAAACTTGTATGA